In Oncorhynchus nerka isolate Pitt River unplaced genomic scaffold, Oner_Uvic_2.0 unplaced_scaffold_4001, whole genome shotgun sequence, the following proteins share a genomic window:
- the LOC115121666 gene encoding 17-beta-hydroxysteroid dehydrogenase 14-like, with protein sequence MGNDAARVTVDVCRASLGRAQKACFFPLFYNSLRSHLVSVYAVFIEFPHFHPLSDPPHKPTDDTTAEEFRDLLNLNLISYFLASKYALPHLRQRQGNIINLSSLVGSIGQKNAAPYVATKGAIIAMTKAMAVDESRYQVRVNCISPGNVMTPLWEELAGQTADTLATIKEGENAQLLGRMGTEAESGLAALYLAADATFCTGIDLLLSGGAELNYGYKSQVP encoded by the exons atgggtaacgatgctgcgagggtgactgttgacgtgtgcagagcgtccctgggtCGCGCCCAG AAGGCAtgtttcttccccctcttctacaATTCACTCCGTAGTCATTTGGTTAGTGTTTATGCTGTATTCATTGAGTTCCCTCACTTTCATCCCCTTTCAGACCCACCTCATAAACCCACAGATGACACTACTGCAGAGGAGTTCAGAGATCTTTTGAATCTTAACCTCATCAGTTACTTCCTGGCCTCCAAA TATGCCCTGCCCCACCTGCGCCAGCGCCAGGGGAACATCATTAACTTGTCCAGTCTGGTGGGCTCCATTGGTCAGAAAAATGCAGCACCATATGTAGCCACTAAG GGGGCGATCATTGCCATGACAAAAGCCatggctgtggatgagagtcGGTACCAAGTGAGAGTCAACTG CATCTCCCCTGGTAATGTGATGACACCTCTGTGGGAGGAGCTGGCTGGACAGACTGCAGATACCTTAGCTACCATTAAAGAGGGAGAGAACGCTCAG CTGCTTGGTCGAATGGGGACAGAAGCTGAGAGTGGGTTGGCTGCTCTGTACCTGGCTGCTGATGCTACATTCTGCACTGGGATAGACCTGCTGCTTAGTGGAGGGGCAGAACTCAACTACGGCTACAAGAGCCAGGTCCCATGA